Below is a window of Nocardia asteroides DNA.
AACACCGGCACGTCGCTCGCGGCCAGGTCGACGGTGGCCTTGGCGGATCTGGCCGCGCGGGCGGGCCGGGCGGCGCGCTCGGGTTCGCGGCGCATCGGTACCTGCCTGCCCTCGAACAGCACCTCGTTGCCCGCGTCGGTCATCGCCAGGACGCCGTACTCGCCCTGCACCGCGAGCAGTCCGCCGGCGAGCAGCTGCCGGACGACGCCGCGCCACTCGGTGTCGCGCAGATCGGTCCCGATGCCGAAGACCGACAGTTCGTGGTGCCGGTGCTGGGTGATCTTCGGATTGGCCTTGCCGAGCAGGATGTCGATCACGTGACCCGCGCCGAAGGCCTGTCCGCGTTCGCGTTTGAGCCGCAGCACCGTCGACAGCAGCTTCTGCGCGGGCACCGTGCCGTCCCAGGTCTCGGGCGGGTTCAGGCACACGTCGCAGTTGCCGCAGGCCCGGCCGGACTGGCCGAAGTACTGCAGCAGCTGGACGCGGCGGCAGCCGACGGTCTCGCACAGCGCGAGCATGGCGTCCAGGTGCAGTTGCAGCTGCCTGCGGTGCGCGGCGTCGCCCTCGCTGGAGTCGATCATCTTGCGCTGCTGGACGACATCGTTGAGGCCGTACACCATCCAGGCCGTGGACGGCTGCCCGTCGCGGCCCGCGCGGCCGGTCTCCTGGTAGTAACCCTCCACCGATTTGGGCAGGTCGAGGTGGGCGACGAAACGCACGTCGGGTTTGTCGATGCCCATGCCGAAGGCGATGGTGGCCACCACGATCAGGCCGTCCTCGCGCAGGAACCTGGCCTGGTTCTCCGCCCTGGTCCGGTTGTCCAGGCCCGCGTGATACGGCACGGCGCGCACGCCGTTCTCGTTGAGCAGCGCCGCCGTCTTCTCCACCGAATTGCGCGAGAGGCAGTAGACGATGCCCGCGTCGCCGGGGTGCTCGGCGCGGATGAACTCCAGCAGCTGCCGGTCGGCGCGGTTCTTCGACTCGATCCGGTACTGGATGTTGGGCCGGTCGAAGCTGGAGACGAACTGCTTGGCCCCGCCGAGGTCGAGCCGCTCGACGATCTCGGCGCGCGTCTTCTCGGTGGCGGTGGCGGTGAGCGCGATCCGCGGCACGTCGGGCCAGCGCTCGTGCAGCAGCGACAGCGCCAGGTAGTCGGGCCGGAAGTCGTGGCCCCACTGCGACACACAGTGCGCCTCGTCGATGGCGAACAGCGCGACCGTGCCGCGGTCTAGCAGCCGCAGCGTGGCCTCCAGGCGCAGGCGTTCCGGCGCCAGATAGAGCAGATCCAGTTCGCCCGCGACGAACTGCGCCTCGACCGTGCGCCGCTCGTCGAGCGACTGGGTGGAGTTCAGGAAGCCCGCCCGCACACCGAGCGCGCTGAGCGCGTCGACCTGGTCCTGCATGAGCGCGATCAGCGGCGAGACCACCACGCCGACGCCGGGCCGCACCAGCGACGGCACCTGGTAGCACAGCGACTTGCCGCCACCGGTCGGCATGAGGACCAGCGCGTCACCACCGCTGACGACCTGTTCGACGATGGCGGCCTGATCCCCCCGGAAGCTGTCGTAGCCGAAGACCCGGCGCAGCACGTCCTCGGCCGTCTCGCCCCGTGCGGGCGGAGCGGCCCGGCCCGGCGTGGCCGGGGCGAGATCGTCGAAGTGGAAGCCGCCGGTGTCGTCGAAGTCGTGCTCGGCGACGTACCCGCCGCCGGACGCGTAGGCGTCGTCGGGTGGATAGTCCTCGGGCGGGAAGTCGTCGACATCGGGGGCTGTGGCGCCGGAATTGCTCACCGGGCCATCCTACGAGCGCGGCCCGACCGCGCAGCCCGTCCACCGGGCCCGACGGCGGCGTTCACCGCCGGTCGCTCACATGTGGATAACCCGAATCAGCCGCGCAGACGGCCGATGACCTCGTCGTGGAGCAGGCCGTTGGTGGCGACGGCGGACCCGGCGTGCGGGCCGGGCTGCCCGTCCAGGGCGGTGAACGTGCCGCCCGCCTCGCGGACCAGGATGTCGAGGGCGGCCAGGTCCCACAGCGACACCTCGGGCTCGGCGGCGATGTCGACCGCGCCTTCGGCGACCAGGCAGTAGTTGAAGAAGTCGCCGTAACCGCGGACTCGCCAGACGGCGTCGGTGAGGTCGACGAACGTTTCCCGCAGGCCGCGCTCGTGCCAGCCGGACAGGCTGGAGAAGGCCAGGCTGGCCGCGTCCAGCTCGCCCACCGCCGACACGCTGATCGGTTTCGGGGCGCCGGGGTGCACCTGGGTCCAGGCGCCCGAGCCCGCCGCCGCCCACCAGCGCCTGCCCAGCGCGGGCGCGCTCACCACGCCCACCACCGGGACGCCGTCGACGAGGAGCGCGATCAGGCTGGCCCAGACCGGGACGCCGCGGACGAAGTTCTTGGTGCCGTCGATCGGGTCGACCACCCATTGCCTGCCGGTGAACTCGGCGTCGCCGCCGAATTCCTCGCCCAGCACCGCGTCGCCGGGGCGTTCCGCGCCGAGCACGCGGCGGATGGCCTGCTCGACCGCCAGGTCGGCGTCCGAGACCGGGGTGAGGTCCGGCTTCGCGTCGACCTTCAGGTCGACGGCGCCGAACCGCACCCGCGAGATCGCGTCGGCCTCGTCGGCGAGTCGAAGGGCAAGGTCCAGGTCAGCGGAGTAGGCAGCCACGCGGGAAGTGTATTCGGCGGGCCGGCGCACCCGTGGTCGCGACCCCCGGCCCGCCGGCGACCGCGCCGGGCACCCGCAGGCGCGGGATCACGCCGCGACCCGGGCCGCTCGTGCCGCCACCAGAGCGCTTGTCCACCAGTGCAACTGGTCGAGCAGCGCCTGTGCCGCGGCCTCGAACTCGGCCGGTTCCCTCAGCTGCCCGTTCTCGTCGAACAGCAGGTAGTAGCGGGGGAACGAGACGTAGTTGCGCACGGTGTGGGCGTTGAGCTCGGCGAACACCTGTCGCAGGTGCTCGATGGCGAGCAGCCCGCCGGAGCCGCCGCTGTAGCCGACGAAGCCGATCGCCTTGGCGTCCCACTGGGTGAAGTGCCAATCGATGGCGGCCTTGAGGGCGGCCGGGTAGCTGCGGTTGTAGTCGGGCGTCACGATGACGTAGGCGTCGGCGGCCGACAGCCGTTCGGTGAGCGCGCCCATGCCGGCCGGACGCTGCGGGTCGGGCTCGAGCGCCGGCGGCATCGCGGGCAGCGCCGCGTGCACCTCGGCGTCGGCCAGGTCGATGATGTCGACGTCGAAACGGTCGTCGACCTGCTGGGCGAACCAGTTCGCGACCACCGGTCCGAACCGGCCCTCGCGGACGCTGCCGATGATGATCGCGAGCTTCAGTGGCTGTGCGGACACGGTGTTCTCCTCTGTCGTCCTGCGCCGGCCCGATCGGCCGGTGCAGATAACGTTCGCCGCTCCCGGAGCTGCCAGGGAGACCACGCGGAGAGTGGTAGTGGCACGGCCACTCTCCGGACCGCCCGGCTGGGTACCGTCGATCAGGTGAGCGACAACGAACTCGGCCTGTTCCTGCGCACGCGCCGCGAGGCGGTGACCCCCGCCGAGGTGGGCCTGCCCGCCGGTCCGCGCAGGCGCACGCCCGGCCTGCGCCGCGCCGAGGTCGCCATGCTGGCCGGAGTGAGCGTGGAGTATCTGATCCGGCTCGAGCAGGGCCGGGATCGGCATCCGTCCGCGCCGGTGCTGTCGGCGCTGGCCGAGACGCTGCGGCTGAGCCCGCGCGAGCGGGTGCATCTGCATCAGCTCACCAAGGGCGTGTCCGGATTCAATTGCGGCGCCGCGGAGAACGGCCCGAACCGCACCGTGCGCCCCACCGTCCGGGCGATTCTCGACCAGCTCGATCCCGCGCCCGCCGCGATCACCAACCGGTTCACCGAGGTGCTGGCCTGCACCGCGGGCTACCGCACGCTGATGACACCGAGCGGCCTGTTCGAGCAGGGCGAACCGGCCAATGTCGCGCGGTTCGTCTTCACCCATCCGGGCGCGCGCGAGCTGTACCCGGACTGGGACGACGCCGCCGACAAGCTGGTCGCCTCGCTCAAACAGGGCCCGTTCCGCGCCGACCCGATGGTGGCCGCGCTGGTCGACGAGCTCACCGTCACCGCGGGCGCGCCGTTCACCGATCGGCTGGCGTCGCTGCCGGGCCTGCCGCCCTCGGGTGGGATCAACCGGATCCGGCATCCCGAGGCGGGCACGCTGCGGCTGGCCTACGAATCCCTGGAGCTGTCGCTGGACGACGACCAGTCGCTGTACGTGCTGCTGCCCGCCGACGAAGCGAGCGCGACGGCACTGGATCGCCTGGTCGGACGCCACCCCGGCGGCCTGCGCGCGGTCGCGAGCTGACCCGCACCGCCCCCGGCGGGAGGGTGTTTCGCGGTGTCGGAGGCGACCGGTAACCTTGGACATCGTGCATCCTGACGTTATCGCCGATCTCGCCGAACTCGACACCACGCTCAAGACGGTCGAGTCGGTGCTCGATGTCGAGGAGCTACGCCGTCGCATCGACGAGCTCGAGCACCAGGCGGCCGACCCCGAGCTGTGGAACAACCAGGATCACGCCCAGCAGGTGACCAGCGAGCTGTCGCACGCGCAGAGCGAGCTGCGCCGCGTCGAGGATCTGCGCCAGCGGCTGGAAGACCTGCCGGTGCTCTACGAACTGGCCGAGGCCGAGGAGGGCGAGGCCGCCCAGGAGGCCACCGCCGACGCCGACGCCGAGCGGGCCACCCTGCGCGTCGACATCGAGGCGATGGAAGTGCGCACCCTGCTCTCGGGCGAGTACGACAAGCGCGACGCGCTGGTGAACATCCGCTCCGGCGCCGGTGGCGTCGACGCCGCGGACTGGGCGCAGATGCTGATGCGCATGTACATCCGCTGGGCCGAGCGGCACAAGTACGTCGTCGAGGTCTACGACACCTCCTATGCCGAAGAGGCGGGCATCAAGAGCGCCACCTTCGCGGTGAAGTCGCCCTACGCCTACGGCACCCTGTCGGTGGAGATGGGCACGCACCGCCTGGTGCGGATCAGCCCGTTCGACAACCAGGGTCGCCGCCAGACCTCCTTCGCCGAGGTCGAGGTGCTGCCGGTGGTGGAGACCACCGACCACATCGAGATCCCCGAGGGCGAGGTCCGCGTCGACGTGTACCGCTCCTCGGGCCCCGGTGGTCAGAGCGTCAACACCACCGACTCGGCGGTGCGTCTGACCCACATCCCCACCGGCATCGTGGTGACCTGTCAGAACGAGAAGTCGCAGCTGCAGAACAAGATCTCGGCCATGCGCGTGCTGCAGGCCAAGCTGCTCGAGCGCAAGCGCCAGGAAGAGCGCGCGCAGATGGACGCGCTCAAGACCAACGAGGGCGCCTCGTGGGGCAACCAGATGCGCTCCTACGTGCTGCACCCGTACCAGATGGTCAAGGATCTGCGCACCAACTATGAGGTGAACAACCCCTCGGCGGTGCTCGACGGCGACATCGACGGCTTCATCGAGTCCGGAATCCGTTGGCGCATGCGGGAACAGGCCGACGCGTAGCCACCTGTTCGCTCGCACGCTGTGAGCGACTTCGCGTTTGACCGAGCACCGTGACCGGGCTGTAACCTTTCTGGTGTGTGTTCGAGCGAACCGGAACTGTGTCAGCGCAACGCCCGTCGGCTCTCGACCGGGGCGATGCGATGAGCGGCGTTCTCGCCATCAACACGGCGCCGGAGATCACCGCCTGGCTACGCTCGAGCGGGCTCGAGATCGTCCTGCTGATCGTCGGCGCGATGCTGTTCGGCCGGTTCGCGGCGTTCGTCCGCGACCGGGTGACCACCAAGATCGACGCCGGTTTCCACTCCAGCGACGCGCTGGTCCGCACCGAAGCGGCCAAGCATCGGCACGCCCTGGCCCAGGTCATCACCTGGGTGGTGCTGACCATCGTCTACGTGCTGGTGGGCATGGAGGTGCTGCGCAGGCTGGGCTTCGCGGTGACCGGTCTGGTCGCCCCGGCGGCCGTGCTCGGCGCCGCGCTCGGTTTCGGCGCCCAGCGCATCGTGCAGGACATTCTGGCCGGGTTCTTCCTCATCACCGAACGCCAGTACGGCTTCGGTGACGTGGTGCGAATCGCGGTCACCGGATCGGCTGACGCGGCCGAGGGCACGGTGGAGGACGTGACGCTGCGCATCACCACGCTGCGCAACTCCGACGGCGAAGTGATCACCGTCCCCAACGGGCAGATCGTGAAGGTGACCAACCTCTCCAAGGACTGGGCACGCGCCGCGATCGACGTACCGGTGTCGGCCCAGGCCGACATCACCAAGATCAACGAGGTCCTGCACGAGGTGTGCACCAAGGCCTACCAGGACCGCCGCCTCAAGCCCCTGCTCCTCGACGAACCGTCCGTGATGGGTGTGGAAGATCTCTCGCTCGACGAGATGAACATCCGGATGGTTGCCCGCACTTTGCCGGGCAAACAATTCGAAGTGGGGCGCGAGTTGCGCGTGCGCGTCGCGGCCGCCCTGCGTAAGGAAGGAATCAGTGAAACCACGTAAGTCGACGGCGATCCTGATGGCCACCTGGGTGTCCACGTTCGTCGTCTACCTGTTCGTCAAGCCCGCCGAGACCACGAACACCGGCCCGGTGTCGCTGCTCAACGCCGTGCCCACCTGGGTGGATCCGACGCCGTAGGGTTGCTCGCCGCCTCGCCGACGGCGTCACGGGGCCCGGTCACGGCGGGGTCGCTGGCTACACTGGCTCCCCGTGATCACCATGCGCAACGTCACCAAGTCGTACAAGACCTCGACGCGGCCGGCGCTGGACAACGTCTCCGTCGAGGTGGACAAGGGCGAGTTCGTCTTCATCATCGGCCCGTCCGGTTCCGGCAAGTCGACGTTCATGCGGCTGCTGCTCAAGGAGGAGACGCCGACCGCGGGCGAGATCCGGGTCGCCGATTTCCGGGTCGACCGGTTGCCGGGGCGGAAGGTACCCAAGCTGCGGCAGCGGATCGGCTGCGTCTTCCAGGACTTCCGGCTGCTGCAGCAGAAGACCGTGGAGCAGAATGTGGCGTTCGCGCTCGAGGTGATCGGCAAGCGGCGCCAGTTCATCGAACGGACCGTGCCCGAGGTGCTCGACATGGTCGGGCTCGGCGGCAAGGGCAACCGGCTGCCGTCGGAGCTGTCCGGTGGTGAGCAGCAGCGGGTGGCGATCGCCCGCGCGTTCGTCAACCGGCCGCTGGTCCTGCTGGCCGACGAACCGACCGGCAATCTCGATCCCGACACCAGCGCCGACATCATGGCGCTGCTGGAACGGATCAACCGCACCGGCACGACGGTGCTCATGGCCACCCACGACAACCACATCGTCGACGCGATGCGCAGGCGGGTGGTGGAGCTCGACCACGGCAGACTCGTGCGTGACGAAGCGACCGGTGTCTACGGGGTGGGGCGATAATGCGACTGAGTTTCCTGTTCACCGAGGTCGCCGACGGGCTGCGCCGCAACCTGACGATGACCATCGCGATGATCCTGACCACCGCGGTGTCGCTGATGATGCTCGGCGGCGGCATGCTGTCGGTGCGGATGGCCGACAAGACCGAGAACTTCTTCATCGGCAGGCTCGAGGTGCGTTTCTACCTCGACGACGCGGTCTCCGACACCGATCCGGACTGCGCGGCCGATCCGTGCAAGTCGCTGCTGGCCGATCTGAAGAGCACCTCGGGTGTGGAGAGCGTGCAGTTCCTCAACCGCGCCGACGCGCTGGAGGAGGCCAAGAAGCTGTTCGCCGATCAGCCGGAGATGGTGCAGTACATCGCCGATTCCCCGCTGCCCGCGTCGCTGCGGGTGAAGATGACCGACGCCGACCAGTACCAGCACATCTACGACAGCTTCGCGACCCGGCAGGGCGTGCGGATCGTGGCCAACGACAAGGAGTTCGTCGACCGGCTGGTGAGCCTGTTCGACGGCCTGCGCAACGCGGCGTTCGGCCTGGCGCTGGTGATGGCGCTGGCGGCGATGCTGCTGGTGCTGAACATGGTGCAGATCGCCGCGTACACGCGGCGCACGGAGGTCGGGATCATGCGCCTGGTGGGCGCGACCCGGTGGTATACCCAGCTGCCGTTCCTGCTGGAGGCGGTGGCGGCGGCGTTCGTCGGCTCGGTGCTCGCGATCCTCGGCCTGGTGATCGCGCGTCCGCTGGTGATCGACCGGGCGCTGGGCCCGCTGTTCGACAGCAATGTGTTCCCGCGCATCACCGGTGACGACATCGCCGTGGTGGCATTGACCATCGCGCCGATCGGCATCGTCTTCGCCGGTGTCACGGCCTACCTCACGCTGCGGTTCTACGTCCGCGAATAGGCAAACCTTCGACGGCGGGGATCCGGTTACCGGGTCCCCGCCGTCGGCGTCCGCGCGGCCAGTGACGCGCCCAGCTGCGCGGTGAGTTCGGCGCGCTGCCGGTCCAGGCCCGCGATGCGCCGCTCCAGCTCGGCCGTGCGCTCGGACATGATCCGCACCGACATCTCGCACGCCTGGACCGGCCCGTCCGGTTCGGCGCAGGGCATCAGCTGGGCGATGTCGTCGGTGGTCAGGCCGGCGGCGAGCAGCTCGCGGATCTTGGCCACGGCCGCCACGGACACCTCCGGATAGCTGCGGTACCCGTTCGGGCCGCGGTCCGGATGCAGCAGTCCCTGCTCCTCGTAGTAGCGCAGCAGCCGGGTGCTGACGCCGGTCCGGTGCGCGAGTTCGCCGATCAGCATGTGACCGTCCACACGCTCGCCTTGACCTTCACATCCATGTGAATCCCTAACCTCCGACGCATGACAACGATTCCCCTGCAGACCACCGTGCACGGCTCCGGCCCCGGTATCGTCCTCGCGCACGGCGCCGGCGGTGCGATCGAGAGCAACTTCAGCGTGGTGCTGGCCGACCTGGCCGCCGCCCACACCGTGGTCGCCTCCGACTACCCCGCCGACGACACCGTGCTCGATCTCGACGCCCTCGCCGACGCGCTGGTCGCGGCCGCGGTCGACGCGGGCGTGCCGACCTTCACGGTCGTCGGTTTCTC
It encodes the following:
- a CDS encoding helix-turn-helix transcriptional regulator — protein: MSDNELGLFLRTRREAVTPAEVGLPAGPRRRTPGLRRAEVAMLAGVSVEYLIRLEQGRDRHPSAPVLSALAETLRLSPRERVHLHQLTKGVSGFNCGAAENGPNRTVRPTVRAILDQLDPAPAAITNRFTEVLACTAGYRTLMTPSGLFEQGEPANVARFVFTHPGARELYPDWDDAADKLVASLKQGPFRADPMVAALVDELTVTAGAPFTDRLASLPGLPPSGGINRIRHPEAGTLRLAYESLELSLDDDQSLYVLLPADEASATALDRLVGRHPGGLRAVAS
- a CDS encoding mechanosensitive ion channel family protein, which translates into the protein MSGVLAINTAPEITAWLRSSGLEIVLLIVGAMLFGRFAAFVRDRVTTKIDAGFHSSDALVRTEAAKHRHALAQVITWVVLTIVYVLVGMEVLRRLGFAVTGLVAPAAVLGAALGFGAQRIVQDILAGFFLITERQYGFGDVVRIAVTGSADAAEGTVEDVTLRITTLRNSDGEVITVPNGQIVKVTNLSKDWARAAIDVPVSAQADITKINEVLHEVCTKAYQDRRLKPLLLDEPSVMGVEDLSLDEMNIRMVARTLPGKQFEVGRELRVRVAAALRKEGISETT
- the ftsX gene encoding permease-like cell division protein FtsX, coding for MRLSFLFTEVADGLRRNLTMTIAMILTTAVSLMMLGGGMLSVRMADKTENFFIGRLEVRFYLDDAVSDTDPDCAADPCKSLLADLKSTSGVESVQFLNRADALEEAKKLFADQPEMVQYIADSPLPASLRVKMTDADQYQHIYDSFATRQGVRIVANDKEFVDRLVSLFDGLRNAAFGLALVMALAAMLLVLNMVQIAAYTRRTEVGIMRLVGATRWYTQLPFLLEAVAAAFVGSVLAILGLVIARPLVIDRALGPLFDSNVFPRITGDDIAVVALTIAPIGIVFAGVTAYLTLRFYVRE
- the recQ gene encoding DNA helicase RecQ, with translation MSNSGATAPDVDDFPPEDYPPDDAYASGGGYVAEHDFDDTGGFHFDDLAPATPGRAAPPARGETAEDVLRRVFGYDSFRGDQAAIVEQVVSGGDALVLMPTGGGKSLCYQVPSLVRPGVGVVVSPLIALMQDQVDALSALGVRAGFLNSTQSLDERRTVEAQFVAGELDLLYLAPERLRLEATLRLLDRGTVALFAIDEAHCVSQWGHDFRPDYLALSLLHERWPDVPRIALTATATEKTRAEIVERLDLGGAKQFVSSFDRPNIQYRIESKNRADRQLLEFIRAEHPGDAGIVYCLSRNSVEKTAALLNENGVRAVPYHAGLDNRTRAENQARFLREDGLIVVATIAFGMGIDKPDVRFVAHLDLPKSVEGYYQETGRAGRDGQPSTAWMVYGLNDVVQQRKMIDSSEGDAAHRRQLQLHLDAMLALCETVGCRRVQLLQYFGQSGRACGNCDVCLNPPETWDGTVPAQKLLSTVLRLKRERGQAFGAGHVIDILLGKANPKITQHRHHELSVFGIGTDLRDTEWRGVVRQLLAGGLLAVQGEYGVLAMTDAGNEVLFEGRQVPMRREPERAARPARAARSAKATVDLAASDVPVFERLRAWRAATAKEQGVPAYVVFHDATLRDIVARKPGSLAELGSVGGVGENKLARYGEGVLAALAED
- the prfB gene encoding peptide chain release factor 2, which codes for MHPDVIADLAELDTTLKTVESVLDVEELRRRIDELEHQAADPELWNNQDHAQQVTSELSHAQSELRRVEDLRQRLEDLPVLYELAEAEEGEAAQEATADADAERATLRVDIEAMEVRTLLSGEYDKRDALVNIRSGAGGVDAADWAQMLMRMYIRWAERHKYVVEVYDTSYAEEAGIKSATFAVKSPYAYGTLSVEMGTHRLVRISPFDNQGRRQTSFAEVEVLPVVETTDHIEIPEGEVRVDVYRSSGPGGQSVNTTDSAVRLTHIPTGIVVTCQNEKSQLQNKISAMRVLQAKLLERKRQEERAQMDALKTNEGASWGNQMRSYVLHPYQMVKDLRTNYEVNNPSAVLDGDIDGFIESGIRWRMREQADA
- the ftsE gene encoding cell division ATP-binding protein FtsE; this translates as MITMRNVTKSYKTSTRPALDNVSVEVDKGEFVFIIGPSGSGKSTFMRLLLKEETPTAGEIRVADFRVDRLPGRKVPKLRQRIGCVFQDFRLLQQKTVEQNVAFALEVIGKRRQFIERTVPEVLDMVGLGGKGNRLPSELSGGEQQRVAIARAFVNRPLVLLADEPTGNLDPDTSADIMALLERINRTGTTVLMATHDNHIVDAMRRRVVELDHGRLVRDEATGVYGVGR
- a CDS encoding MerR family transcriptional regulator; translation: MDGHMLIGELAHRTGVSTRLLRYYEEQGLLHPDRGPNGYRSYPEVSVAAVAKIRELLAAGLTTDDIAQLMPCAEPDGPVQACEMSVRIMSERTAELERRIAGLDRQRAELTAQLGASLAARTPTAGTR
- the hisN gene encoding histidinol-phosphatase, translated to MAAYSADLDLALRLADEADAISRVRFGAVDLKVDAKPDLTPVSDADLAVEQAIRRVLGAERPGDAVLGEEFGGDAEFTGRQWVVDPIDGTKNFVRGVPVWASLIALLVDGVPVVGVVSAPALGRRWWAAAGSGAWTQVHPGAPKPISVSAVGELDAASLAFSSLSGWHERGLRETFVDLTDAVWRVRGYGDFFNYCLVAEGAVDIAAEPEVSLWDLAALDILVREAGGTFTALDGQPGPHAGSAVATNGLLHDEVIGRLRG
- a CDS encoding NADPH-dependent FMN reductase, which codes for MSAQPLKLAIIIGSVREGRFGPVVANWFAQQVDDRFDVDIIDLADAEVHAALPAMPPALEPDPQRPAGMGALTERLSAADAYVIVTPDYNRSYPAALKAAIDWHFTQWDAKAIGFVGYSGGSGGLLAIEHLRQVFAELNAHTVRNYVSFPRYYLLFDENGQLREPAEFEAAAQALLDQLHWWTSALVAARAARVAA